GACGATGACGGTGTTGCGGAAGTCCACTTTACGGCCGGTCGAGTCGGTCATGTGGCCGTCTTCGAGCACCTGCAAGAGGATGTTAAACACGTCCGGGTGGGCCTTTTCGATTTCGTCGAATAGGACGACCGAATAGGGGCGGCGACGGACCTGTTCGGTCAGTTGGCCGCCTTCGTTGTAGCCGACGTATCCCGGGGGGGCGCCCGCCAGGCGCGAGACCGCGAACTTTTCCATGTACTCGCTCATGTCGATCGTGATGAGGGCGTCTTCGCTCCCGAAGAGGAACGAGGCGAGGGACTTGGCGAGCAAGGTCTTTCCGACGCCGGTCGGCCCGAGGAACAGGAACGAACCGACGGGGCGGCGGGTATTGCGCAGGCCGGCGCGGGAACGCTGAATCGCGCGCGTGACGGCGTCAACCGCGCTTTCCTGGCCGACAACGGCCTTGTGCAGTTCGTCGCGCATGCGGAGGAGCCTGTGCGATTCGGTTTCTTCGAGTTTTGTGAGCGGGATACCGGTCCACTTCGACACGACATATGCGATGTCGTCTTCGGTGACGACCATCTCGGCGGAGTCGCGCTTCTTCTCCCAGTCGCGCAGTTTTTCTTCGCGCTCGCTGATGAGGTTGCGCTCTTTGTCGCGCAGACTGGCGGCGCGTTCGTACTCCTGCCGGCGGATGGCCGCTTCCTTTTCGTGTGTAATCTTCTCGATCTCGGCCTCGAGTTCCTTGATCGAGTTCGGCCGCGTGGTGATTTGCAGGCGCGCGCGGCTGCCGGCTTCGTCGATCACGTCCACCGCCTTATCCGGCAGGAAGCGATCGGTGATGTACTGGTTCGACATTTTCGCCGCAGCGACGATGGCATCGTCCGAGAACTTCACCCGATGGTGCGCTTCGTACTTGTCGCGCAGGCCCTTGATGATTTCGATGGTCTGGTCCACCGACGGCGCATCGACGATAATTGTCTGGAAACGCCGCGCAAGCGCCGCGTCCTTTTCGATGTGCTTGCGGTATTCGTCCATGGTTGTCGCGCCGATGCACTGCAATTCGCCGCGCGCCAAGGAGGGTTTCAGCATGTTTGCCGCGTCCACGGCGCCTTCGGCCGCGCCGGCGCCGACGATCGTGTGCAACTCGTCGATAAACAGAATGATGTTGTCCGCGCGGCGGATTTCTTTCATGACGGATTTGAGGCGTTCTTCGAACTGGCCGCGGTATTTTGTTCCGGCGACGACGCCCGCGAGATCGAGCGTGAGCACGCGTCGGTTGCGCAGCAGATCGGGCACGTCGCCGTTTACGATTGCCTGCGCCAGGCCTTCCACGATCGCCGTCTTGCCGACACCGGCTTCGCCGATCAGCACGGGATTGTTCTTTGTGCGGCGGCTGAGAATCTG
This window of the Candidatus Hydrogenedentota bacterium genome carries:
- a CDS encoding ATP-dependent Clp protease ATP-binding subunit gives rise to the protein MMWERFTERAKHVVSAAREEATRLGSEYVRTEHILLGLCREPDGIAARALENLGVNLDELSLEIEHQIQKGNAVVSNDDIAFTPRAKKVLELAVEEARRFNHNYIGTEHILLGLVKEGEGIAAKVLQDMKIDLEKIQAEVIRLLGDSSKPSGQQASTSKKSQTPALDTFGRDLTALAHEDKLDPVIGREAEIERVIQILSRRTKNNPVLIGEAGVGKTAIVEGLAQAIVNGDVPDLLRNRRVLTLDLAGVVAGTKYRGQFEERLKSVMKEIRRADNIILFIDELHTIVGAGAAEGAVDAANMLKPSLARGELQCIGATTMDEYRKHIEKDAALARRFQTIIVDAPSVDQTIEIIKGLRDKYEAHHRVKFSDDAIVAAAKMSNQYITDRFLPDKAVDVIDEAGSRARLQITTRPNSIKELEAEIEKITHEKEAAIRRQEYERAASLRDKERNLISEREEKLRDWEKKRDSAEMVVTEDDIAYVVSKWTGIPLTKLEETESHRLLRMRDELHKAVVGQESAVDAVTRAIQRSRAGLRNTRRPVGSFLFLGPTGVGKTLLAKSLASFLFGSEDALITIDMSEYMEKFAVSRLAGAPPGYVGYNEGGQLTEQVRRRPYSVVLFDEIEKAHPDVFNILLQVLEDGHMTDSTGRKVDFRNTVIVMTSNVGARRIGRSTQMGFTRGNKEDEYKEMQSRVMEEVKKIFNPEFLNRVDELVVFHRLTHDELVRIVDIHVAEVIERVGEKGYELSLSDEAKEFVVRVGSDEQYGARPLRRAVQQYVEDPLSEALLKGAFAPGMRIDVRPSEQEDKLVFEPVVPIAEGIVN